The genomic DNA GGTTCTTCCATGCGCCCGCCACCCACGCGGCCGTGCTGATGCCGGGCAGCCTGCCGCTGTGGACGGCGCTGCTGGCCGCCGCGCTGCTGCGCGACCACATCACCCCGCTGCGTGCCGCGGGCCTGGCCTTCATCGTGGCGGGCGACCTGCTGGTGGGCGGCCGCAGCCTGCTGGCGGCCTTCTCGGGGGGCGACGTGTGGAAGGGCGACCTGCTCTTCATGATGGCGGCCGCGAGCTGGGCCACCTACAGCGTGCTGGCCCGGCGCCACGCGGTGGACGCCGTGCAGGCCACCATCGCGATCACGGCGTTTGCCTGCCTGGTCTATGTGCCCGGCTATGCCCTGCTGACCACGCTGGGCGCCGTCACCAGCCACCTGGCGCTGGCGCCCTGGAGCGAGATCGTCTTTCACATGGTGTTCCAGGGCGGCGGCTCGGTGGTGATCTCGGGCATCGGCTTCACGCGCATGATCCAGCACTATGGGCCCGTGCGCTCCACCATGATCACGGCGCTGGTGCCCGGCCTCTCGGCCATCGGTGCCGTGGTGTTCCTGGACGAGCCGATGTACTGGAACCTCGTCACCGGCCTGCTGCTGGTGACTGCCGGTATCCTGCTGGGCGTGCTGCGCAGGAGCCCGGCGGGCCCGGCCGCCACCGCCACGCCCGCCCCTGGCCACACCGCCTCCTGACCTCCTTTTGCCGCGCAAACCCCCAGGCCCCATGAATCTGCTTGCCTTCGACACCAGCACCGACACCCTCTCCATCGCGGTACAGCAGGGCGATGCCGTGTGGCATCACACAGGCCCCGGGGGCGCGCAGGCATCGGCCACCCTGATCCCGGCGGTGCGCAGCCTGATGGCGCAGGCCGGCGTGTCGTTCGACACGCTCGAGGCCATCGTGTTTGGCCGGGGGCCGGGTTCCTTCACCGGCCTGCGCACCGCTTGCGCCGTGGCCCAGGGGCTGGCGTTTGGCGCACACGGGGGCCACGGCGTGCCGGTGCTGCCCGTGGACACCCTGCTCGCGGTGGCCGAGGAGGCGCGCCACGCGCAGGGCTGCACGCGCGTGGTGGCGGTGCTGGACGCGCGCATGGACGAGGTCTACCACGCGCGCTGCGAATGGCGGGCCCCCGAGGCACGCTGGCAGGCCGACGCCGACTTTGGACTGGGCGCGCCGGAATCCGTGCTGCCGCCCCCGGGCTGGACGGTGGCGGGCAATGCGCAGGCCCCCTACGGCGACCGGCTCGCGCCCGATGCCCCCCATGTGGCCGCGCTGCCCACGGCCGGCGCGCTGCTGCGCCTGGCCCCTGCGCTGCTGGCCGCCGGCCACGGCGTGCCGGCCCGCGATGCGCTGCCGCGCTATATCCGCGATAAAGTGGCGCAAACCACCGCCGAACGTGCCGCCCTGCGCGCCGCCCAGGCGGCAGCCAACCCGCAGGAACCCGGGGTTGGCGCGTCCCAGTGAACCTTGTCCTGGCCACCACCGCATGAGCGCCCTGCCCACCCCGCCCGCCCGCGCCCTGGAAGCGCGCTTTGAAACCCTCACGCTCGCGCGGCTCGACGCCGTGCTGGCGGTGGAGCAACGCGCCTATTCGCACCCCTGGACGCGCGGCAACTTCACCGATGCGCTGGCCTCGGGCTACCAGGCCCAGCTGCTCATGGCCGGCGACCATCTGCTGGGCTACTTCGTGGCGATGCTGGGCGTGGACGAAGTGCACCTGCTCAACATCACCGTCACGCCCGAATTCCAGCGCCAGGGCTGGGCGCGGGTGCTGCTTGATGCGCTGGCCCTGTGGGCACGCGGACGGGGCGC from Acidovorax sp. A79 includes the following:
- a CDS encoding DMT family transporter, whose translation is MRFSPRAMGLLAAVVTVTIWTGFIVIARASAQRTLTPFDIALLRITGASLVLLPWGWWMVRRRTAAQGASAPPSSLGGISPLPLRTTALLGIFGGLLYAMLAYAGFFHAPATHAAVLMPGSLPLWTALLAAALLRDHITPLRAAGLAFIVAGDLLVGGRSLLAAFSGGDVWKGDLLFMMAAASWATYSVLARRHAVDAVQATIAITAFACLVYVPGYALLTTLGAVTSHLALAPWSEIVFHMVFQGGGSVVISGIGFTRMIQHYGPVRSTMITALVPGLSAIGAVVFLDEPMYWNLVTGLLLVTAGILLGVLRRSPAGPAATATPAPGHTAS
- the tsaB gene encoding tRNA (adenosine(37)-N6)-threonylcarbamoyltransferase complex dimerization subunit type 1 TsaB, which produces MNLLAFDTSTDTLSIAVQQGDAVWHHTGPGGAQASATLIPAVRSLMAQAGVSFDTLEAIVFGRGPGSFTGLRTACAVAQGLAFGAHGGHGVPVLPVDTLLAVAEEARHAQGCTRVVAVLDARMDEVYHARCEWRAPEARWQADADFGLGAPESVLPPPGWTVAGNAQAPYGDRLAPDAPHVAALPTAGALLRLAPALLAAGHGVPARDALPRYIRDKVAQTTAERAALRAAQAAANPQEPGVGASQ
- the rimI gene encoding ribosomal protein S18-alanine N-acetyltransferase, which encodes MSALPTPPARALEARFETLTLARLDAVLAVEQRAYSHPWTRGNFTDALASGYQAQLLMAGDHLLGYFVAMLGVDEVHLLNITVTPEFQRQGWARVLLDALALWARGRGAQWLWLEVRVSNLRAQHIYQAHGFRRVGERKRYYPAAEGQREDAVVMSLPL